In Paenibacillus ihbetae, the following are encoded in one genomic region:
- a CDS encoding TetR/AcrR family transcriptional regulator: protein MRKKGANGQESRAKLLMIAANEFAKSGYHHTKISTIVSRAGLTQPSFYLYFESKEAIFRELVGNFRSGLKELIEGSRLEGGLSEDDVPARLLAVLTRLFEFLGKDPDLTQIGFYIGEEAADIKMEMAAMIANNLKAEQQEGYFRAEADMAVISESLVGVIERLTLQQLLNGKRPSGDLAVHVVNLFMHGICEHPYSRVSGDKFQGV, encoded by the coding sequence TTGCGCAAGAAGGGTGCGAACGGACAAGAGAGCAGGGCGAAACTGCTGATGATCGCTGCTAATGAATTCGCGAAATCAGGGTATCATCATACGAAGATCAGCACCATCGTATCCCGGGCAGGGTTAACCCAGCCGTCGTTTTACCTGTATTTTGAGAGTAAAGAAGCAATCTTCCGGGAGCTGGTCGGGAATTTCCGGTCCGGGCTGAAGGAGCTGATCGAAGGCAGCAGGCTGGAGGGCGGCCTAAGCGAGGACGACGTGCCCGCTCGGCTCCTGGCTGTCTTAACACGCTTATTTGAGTTTTTGGGCAAGGATCCGGATTTAACCCAGATCGGATTTTACATCGGCGAGGAAGCTGCGGACATCAAGATGGAAATGGCCGCAATGATCGCGAATAATTTAAAGGCCGAGCAGCAGGAGGGGTATTTCCGGGCCGAAGCGGATATGGCGGTCATCTCGGAAAGTCTGGTAGGGGTGATCGAGAGGCTGACGCTGCAGCAGCTTCTTAACGGGAAGCGGCCTTCCGGTGATTTGGCAGTTCATGTCGTGAATCTCTTCATGCACGGCATTTGCGAACATCCTTACAGCCGAGTGTCGGGCGACAAGTTCCAGGGAGTATGA
- a CDS encoding 1,4-dihydroxy-6-naphthoate synthase, with translation MKIAFSPCPNDTFVFHAWVHGRIPGAPKLDVSYADIDITNRWAAEDRTHDILKISYAALPWVLDEYALLPCGGALGRGCGPLVLTADKLTDGQAPASPASLSGRRVAVPSDRSTAYLLFRLWAAKHVPGGLGEIVVMPFDRIMPSVRNGEIDAGLVIHEARFTYPSYGLKLMTDLGSWWEEDTGLPIPLGAIVARRSLDLGRIAEWTRASVEYAWKHPEESRSYVTEHAQEMDPKVADAHINLYVNPFTADLGSDGYHAITSLLDRAADEGLVPRIDPSLLRL, from the coding sequence ATGAAAATTGCGTTTTCCCCTTGTCCGAATGATACCTTTGTCTTTCACGCCTGGGTGCACGGACGGATACCGGGTGCCCCTAAGCTAGATGTATCCTATGCCGATATCGATATTACGAACCGCTGGGCGGCGGAGGACCGGACGCATGACATTCTGAAAATATCGTATGCAGCCCTGCCGTGGGTACTGGATGAGTACGCCCTGCTTCCATGCGGCGGCGCGCTTGGCCGCGGCTGCGGCCCGCTCGTGCTGACGGCGGACAAGCTCACGGACGGCCAAGCCCCGGCCAGCCCTGCGTCGCTGTCCGGTCGCCGCGTGGCCGTTCCTAGCGATCGGTCCACGGCCTACCTGCTGTTCCGCTTATGGGCTGCCAAGCATGTGCCCGGAGGGCTTGGCGAAATCGTCGTCATGCCGTTCGACCGGATCATGCCTTCCGTACGGAACGGCGAAATCGATGCCGGGCTGGTCATTCATGAGGCGCGGTTCACCTATCCTTCCTACGGCCTCAAGCTGATGACGGATCTCGGGAGCTGGTGGGAAGAAGATACGGGTCTGCCGATCCCGCTTGGTGCCATCGTCGCCCGCCGTTCGCTTGACCTTGGCCGCATCGCCGAATGGACCCGCGCCTCGGTCGAGTATGCGTGGAAGCATCCAGAGGAATCCCGTTCCTATGTTACGGAGCATGCGCAGGAGATGGATCCGAAGGTAGCGGATGCCCACATTAACCTGTACGTCAATCCGTTCACGGCCGATCTTGGATCGGACGGTTATCATGCGATTACGTCGCTGCTCGATCGCGCGGCTGACGAAGGCCTCGTTCCGCGGATCGACCCTTCGCTGCTGCGGCTGTAG
- a CDS encoding DUF4871 domain-containing protein, whose product MNKEPKPDGQPAWAQELAKSPFREPMFTEEMKAGILNRGKFADLQHTRDLGSSWRRRIPVLAAGLCALLLLTAVWGWQALPALRQLVPLTDPGHAYEWTPRTLYKENGVPKLQAFAGGDYAAGAPAGAAWFLMSPIEELEGKHVRITAVHRDSGTILEELAETEITADMAYEGGTDSSFKDATRIVSRFGLPLAGLWKFDLLIDGEKYGDIVFDVPDGSWEPSPSFVTDLSEEEAKTAASKGAHPRSVTGVEGRLAFLGMDFAAGKPNKYMWHFWGPDEELTGDLTFTAVKQHSHEIIDVFQTDIRPSPMYGADAMLPSMMMLPSPGLWRIMASIDGQLFGSVVVEVR is encoded by the coding sequence ATGAACAAGGAACCAAAGCCGGATGGTCAGCCGGCATGGGCCCAGGAGCTTGCCAAGTCCCCGTTCCGGGAGCCCATGTTCACGGAGGAGATGAAGGCCGGTATTCTGAATCGCGGAAAATTTGCTGACCTGCAGCATACGCGAGACTTGGGGTCTTCATGGAGACGCCGCATCCCTGTCCTGGCGGCCGGATTATGTGCGCTCCTTCTGCTAACCGCAGTATGGGGATGGCAAGCATTACCCGCGCTTCGACAGCTTGTGCCTCTTACGGACCCCGGCCATGCCTACGAATGGACACCCCGCACGCTGTATAAAGAGAACGGGGTGCCGAAGCTTCAAGCATTTGCCGGTGGAGACTACGCTGCTGGCGCTCCTGCGGGAGCGGCATGGTTCCTTATGTCGCCGATCGAGGAGCTAGAGGGCAAGCATGTCCGCATTACGGCCGTTCATCGGGATTCCGGCACGATCCTGGAGGAGCTGGCCGAAACAGAGATTACGGCGGACATGGCATACGAAGGCGGGACGGATTCGTCCTTCAAGGACGCGACGCGTATTGTTTCCCGCTTTGGACTGCCGCTCGCAGGGCTATGGAAGTTCGATCTGCTGATCGACGGAGAAAAATACGGCGATATCGTCTTCGATGTGCCTGACGGAAGCTGGGAGCCGAGCCCCTCCTTCGTTACCGATCTTTCAGAAGAAGAAGCGAAGACCGCCGCTTCCAAGGGCGCCCATCCGAGAAGCGTAACGGGGGTGGAAGGTCGGCTCGCTTTCCTCGGCATGGATTTTGCCGCAGGCAAACCCAATAAGTATATGTGGCATTTCTGGGGACCGGATGAGGAGCTGACCGGCGACTTGACGTTTACCGCGGTTAAACAGCATTCTCATGAGATCATCGATGTGTTTCAGACCGATATCCGCCCCTCCCCGATGTACGGCGCAGATGCGATGCTCCCGTCTATGATGATGCTGCCTTCGCCAGGATTATGGCGGATTATGGCCTCGATTGACGGGCAGCTGTTCGGCAGTGTGGTCGTAGAGGTTCGATAG
- a CDS encoding futalosine hydrolase, translating to MQDHSQSDPARSGNHNTQDPSARRVLIVTAVEAERDAVMRGLTNADGFEVIAAGVGPAAAAAVTASRLARSAYRLVISAGIAGGFDGRAEVGGVVIADSIIAADLGSETADGFASVRELGFGTDRLETENAASNQLAEALKRAGLPASLGPILTVSTTTGSAERAAALAAQVPGAAAEGMEGFGVATAAALAQVPVMEIRAISNKVGPRDRSAWRIPEALRQLETASSLLPEVLS from the coding sequence ATGCAAGATCATTCTCAATCAGACCCGGCAAGATCCGGGAATCATAACACGCAGGACCCGTCCGCCCGGCGCGTGCTGATCGTCACCGCGGTAGAAGCGGAACGGGATGCCGTTATGCGTGGATTAACAAATGCGGACGGCTTCGAGGTCATTGCGGCGGGCGTAGGTCCCGCTGCCGCCGCCGCTGTCACCGCATCCCGTCTGGCCCGTTCGGCTTATCGCCTTGTCATCAGCGCCGGCATCGCCGGCGGTTTCGACGGGAGAGCGGAAGTGGGCGGCGTAGTTATCGCCGATTCGATCATCGCCGCGGATTTGGGATCGGAAACGGCAGACGGCTTTGCCAGCGTCCGGGAGCTCGGTTTCGGAACCGACCGGTTAGAGACCGAGAATGCCGCATCCAACCAGCTTGCCGAAGCGCTGAAGCGCGCCGGATTGCCTGCAAGCCTTGGCCCGATCCTGACCGTCTCCACAACAACGGGCAGCGCGGAGCGCGCAGCAGCGCTTGCAGCCCAGGTGCCCGGTGCTGCCGCCGAAGGGATGGAGGGCTTCGGCGTGGCAACGGCAGCCGCTCTGGCCCAAGTACCGGTCATGGAAATCCGGGCCATATCCAATAAGGTCGGTCCGAGGGACCGCAGCGCATGGCGGATTCCCGAAGCGCTGCGGCAGCTTGAGACCGCCAGTTCACTACTTCCGGAGGTGCTATCATGA
- a CDS encoding DUF1273 domain-containing protein, giving the protein MENILVTGYRAHELGIYSNKHQGIPYIRKAIANRLIPLLEEGLQWVITPGQYGVDLWAIEAAIELKASYPQLKCSILTAYLNPEEQWNDDKKSYFQQLMKGVDFYAAVSKEPYRGPWQFTARDDLLLRKTDGILLVYDEDAGEASPKFIKERALNKQAKDGYQVLSIGSEEIQSVADEESMNRDF; this is encoded by the coding sequence ATGGAAAACATTCTGGTCACCGGATATCGGGCCCATGAGCTCGGTATCTACAGCAATAAGCATCAAGGCATCCCCTATATCCGCAAAGCGATAGCGAACCGGCTCATTCCGCTGCTTGAGGAAGGATTGCAATGGGTAATCACCCCCGGACAATACGGAGTCGATCTATGGGCGATCGAGGCCGCCATCGAGCTGAAGGCATCGTATCCCCAGCTGAAGTGCTCCATTCTTACCGCCTACTTGAATCCTGAGGAGCAGTGGAACGATGACAAAAAGTCCTATTTCCAGCAGCTCATGAAGGGGGTCGACTTTTATGCCGCTGTCAGCAAGGAGCCCTATCGCGGCCCATGGCAATTCACGGCCAGGGATGATCTCCTCCTTCGCAAAACCGACGGCATCCTCCTCGTTTATGATGAAGACGCAGGCGAAGCGAGCCCGAAATTCATAAAGGAACGCGCATTAAACAAGCAGGCAAAGGACGGGTATCAGGTCCTCAGCATCGGCTCGGAAGAGATTCAATCGGTTGCCGATGAAGAGAGCATGAACCGGGACTTCTGA
- a CDS encoding substrate-binding domain-containing protein, with translation MKKMMLVYGALIVAFLLYVFMYRLEDKRASSWEEGGLHGSIGENYVMVTFQSGMEYWKNILKGFEDGGDALGVTVDYRGATQYDVKEQITVLEQVIAKRPAGIALSAIDSKALTPTINKAVDAGIPVVLFDADAPDSKAYSFLATNNYNAGAAAADKMAELLGREGEVGIITQTGQQNHDDRTAGFRETLEKSYPAMSVVEIREGKGDIIASKEAAARMLAKFPELKGIFATEANGGAGAADAAIAAGRAEDVRIIGFDTNKVTLDRISDGTISATIAQGTWNMGYWSLQYLFHLHHGLTVPAPTLGNDVAPLPPRVDTGITIVTQENVKDYYAK, from the coding sequence ATGAAGAAGATGATGCTGGTTTACGGTGCGCTGATTGTCGCATTTCTCCTTTACGTGTTCATGTACCGTCTTGAGGACAAGCGGGCGTCCAGCTGGGAGGAAGGCGGGCTTCACGGGAGCATCGGCGAGAATTACGTTATGGTCACTTTTCAATCAGGCATGGAATATTGGAAAAATATTTTGAAGGGCTTCGAGGACGGTGGGGATGCGCTTGGCGTTACCGTCGATTACCGCGGCGCCACGCAATATGACGTCAAGGAGCAGATTACCGTCCTGGAGCAGGTCATCGCCAAGCGGCCGGCAGGGATTGCTTTATCGGCCATCGATTCGAAGGCGCTGACGCCAACGATCAATAAGGCCGTTGATGCGGGGATTCCGGTCGTGCTGTTCGATGCGGACGCTCCCGACAGCAAAGCCTACTCCTTCCTGGCAACCAACAATTACAACGCCGGGGCGGCAGCTGCGGACAAGATGGCCGAGCTGCTTGGACGGGAAGGGGAGGTCGGCATCATTACCCAAACCGGCCAGCAGAACCATGATGACCGGACGGCGGGCTTCCGGGAAACGTTAGAGAAGAGCTATCCGGCCATGTCGGTGGTGGAGATTAGGGAAGGCAAAGGGGATATTATCGCTTCCAAGGAAGCCGCTGCCCGCATGTTGGCGAAGTTTCCGGAACTGAAGGGCATCTTTGCAACGGAGGCGAACGGGGGAGCCGGCGCCGCCGATGCTGCCATTGCCGCGGGCAGGGCCGAAGACGTCCGAATCATCGGGTTCGATACGAATAAGGTGACGCTCGACCGGATATCGGACGGAACGATTTCGGCCACGATCGCGCAGGGGACCTGGAATATGGGGTATTGGTCGCTGCAATATTTGTTCCATCTCCATCACGGCCTTACCGTCCCGGCGCCGACGCTCGGCAATGACGTCGCCCCGCTGCCGCCCCGGGTCGATACCGGCATTACGATCGTGACCCAGGAGAATGTGAAGGATTACTATGCGAAATAG
- a CDS encoding DUF6612 family protein: protein MKKWTAVLLGTILVMGLAACGNNKEAKEEPVTPAAGQEATTPETPPAEDAKEEPKKEATPTADELLEKSVEASQSMKSFAMQADIKQNIVVEGTENAEQNIDMVLDSEVTLEPTEMMQNMTMESPEGKVEMKQYITENGIYMLMDGQWMKIPEESEQEIRSSLDTTASGPKQQIEQFKSIAKDMKVADEGDKYVLTAEVSGDNLKELATSMMGQAGGDPQTAAMMEQMNIKSINIEYGIQKDTYLPTATNLDMVMEMEAEGQKVTLDMKMKSTYSKHNEVGKIEVPKEALSAE from the coding sequence TTGAAGAAATGGACAGCGGTACTACTTGGAACAATTTTGGTTATGGGATTGGCAGCATGCGGCAACAACAAAGAGGCTAAGGAAGAACCGGTAACCCCGGCTGCCGGACAGGAAGCGACGACGCCGGAAACGCCGCCGGCTGAGGACGCCAAAGAGGAGCCGAAGAAAGAAGCAACACCGACGGCTGACGAGCTTCTGGAGAAATCGGTGGAAGCTTCCCAAAGCATGAAGAGCTTTGCCATGCAGGCCGATATTAAACAAAATATCGTAGTGGAAGGCACGGAGAATGCCGAGCAGAACATCGATATGGTGCTGGATTCGGAAGTGACGCTCGAGCCGACGGAAATGATGCAGAACATGACGATGGAATCGCCGGAAGGTAAAGTCGAAATGAAGCAATATATTACGGAGAACGGCATCTATATGTTGATGGATGGACAATGGATGAAGATTCCTGAAGAATCGGAGCAGGAAATCCGCAGCAGCCTGGATACGACCGCATCCGGCCCTAAGCAGCAGATCGAGCAGTTCAAGTCGATCGCCAAGGATATGAAGGTTGCCGATGAAGGTGACAAGTACGTCTTGACGGCGGAAGTTTCCGGCGATAATTTGAAAGAGCTCGCGACGTCCATGATGGGTCAGGCGGGCGGTGACCCGCAGACGGCTGCCATGATGGAGCAGATGAACATCAAGAGCATCAATATCGAGTACGGCATCCAGAAGGATACTTATTTGCCGACCGCGACCAATTTGGACATGGTGATGGAAATGGAAGCCGAAGGTCAAAAGGTGACGCTCGACATGAAGATGAAGAGCACATATTCCAAGCATAATGAAGTAGGCAAGATCGAAGTTCCGAAGGAAGCGTTGAGTGCGGAATAA
- a CDS encoding mismatch-specific DNA-glycosylase, producing the protein MNTVSDHLDYGLTIIFIGFNPSLRSGEVGHHYANPRNNFWRILHQSGLTPRLYEAAEDGELLKLGYGFTNIVARPTRGAEDITREEYRAGRETLREKLQKYRPQVACYVGKGVYTEFSGRTKAQWGLQPDSVVDGVRDFVAPSSSGLVRMPMGEIVSIYRELYGLISANPE; encoded by the coding sequence ATGAATACAGTCAGCGATCATTTGGATTATGGGTTGACGATTATTTTTATCGGATTTAATCCGAGCTTGCGATCCGGGGAGGTTGGCCATCATTATGCGAACCCCCGCAACAATTTTTGGCGGATCTTGCATCAATCGGGCTTGACGCCTAGGCTCTATGAGGCTGCGGAGGACGGGGAGCTGCTTAAATTGGGCTACGGCTTCACCAATATCGTGGCAAGGCCGACCAGGGGGGCGGAGGATATTACGCGCGAGGAATACCGGGCCGGACGGGAGACGCTTAGGGAAAAGCTGCAGAAATACAGACCTCAAGTCGCCTGCTATGTCGGCAAAGGCGTCTACACCGAATTCAGCGGCAGGACGAAGGCGCAGTGGGGCTTGCAGCCCGATTCCGTCGTTGACGGGGTCCGCGATTTTGTGGCTCCCTCTTCCAGCGGACTGGTTCGCATGCCCATGGGGGAGATTGTGTCGATATACCGGGAGCTGTACGGGCTGATCTCTGCGAACCCGGAATGA
- a CDS encoding response regulator transcription factor, with product MIKANPIFYQVLIADDEPIIREGIRDAVDWASLGMEVAAEAEDGEEALELALGRAIDIALVDMNMPFMDGISLMKRLKEERPECRFVIITGHDEFAYAQEAIRLGVKDYILKPVNADHLVSVLRGVKEELDERHIQDNYLKKASEQIEKNIPLLRERFCQEWIDGQLEESEAVEQLEFLGLPPKLPVQAGIARWPELTVPQPLMKESDRQLYLFAMENIIGELLQPAAHVLFRDRTGHIGMLLWDEVPAKTCADAEQAVQKYLKLSIQMHLEQVREDSGGITSAYEACREAVLRDAQLSPLVRRARQLIQEQYADPELTLESLAAALQVSPVYLSRTLKKELGTSFVVFITQTRIRKAIQLLNGTDLSILEIAERTGYDSQHYFSTAFKKVMGVSPNGYRKGLAFQEEKGS from the coding sequence ATGATCAAGGCTAACCCGATATTTTACCAAGTGCTCATCGCCGACGATGAGCCGATCATCCGCGAGGGGATACGGGATGCGGTGGATTGGGCTTCGCTCGGCATGGAGGTGGCTGCCGAGGCGGAAGACGGCGAGGAGGCGCTTGAGCTTGCACTCGGCCGCGCCATCGATATCGCGCTTGTGGATATGAATATGCCGTTCATGGACGGCATCTCGTTGATGAAGAGACTGAAGGAGGAACGTCCCGAATGCCGTTTCGTGATCATCACGGGGCATGACGAATTCGCATATGCACAGGAAGCGATCCGGCTTGGCGTGAAGGATTATATTTTGAAGCCGGTGAATGCCGATCATCTTGTATCAGTCCTGCGCGGCGTTAAGGAAGAGCTGGACGAGCGCCATATTCAGGACAACTACCTGAAGAAGGCATCGGAACAGATCGAGAAGAACATCCCGCTCCTTCGCGAGCGTTTCTGTCAGGAGTGGATTGACGGGCAGCTTGAAGAGTCGGAAGCCGTGGAGCAGCTGGAATTCCTCGGCCTGCCGCCAAAGCTGCCCGTTCAGGCAGGCATCGCAAGATGGCCCGAGCTGACCGTACCGCAGCCGCTAATGAAGGAGAGCGACCGGCAGCTGTATCTGTTCGCCATGGAGAACATTATCGGCGAGCTGCTGCAGCCGGCTGCCCATGTACTGTTCCGCGACCGAACAGGCCATATCGGTATGCTGCTGTGGGATGAAGTTCCCGCGAAGACGTGTGCGGACGCCGAGCAGGCGGTTCAGAAATATTTGAAGCTTTCGATCCAAATGCATCTCGAGCAGGTTCGGGAAGACAGCGGAGGAATAACGTCCGCGTATGAGGCATGCCGGGAAGCGGTGCTCCGGGACGCCCAGCTGTCTCCGCTGGTTCGCCGGGCCAGGCAGCTGATCCAGGAGCAGTACGCCGATCCGGAGCTGACGCTGGAGTCTTTGGCCGCGGCGCTGCAGGTGTCGCCGGTTTATCTTAGCCGTACCCTTAAGAAGGAGCTGGGCACGTCGTTCGTCGTCTTCATCACCCAGACCCGCATCCGGAAGGCGATCCAGCTCCTGAATGGCACCGATCTGTCCATTCTTGAAATCGCGGAGCGGACCGGCTATGACAGCCAGCACTATTTCAGCACAGCTTTCAAGAAGGTGATGGGCGTGTCGCCGAACGGCTATCGCAAGGGCCTCGCTTTTCAGGAAGAGAAGGGCAGTTAA
- a CDS encoding RNA polymerase sigma factor, which yields MEYLKTMVAADGAGSVLKELMESYGQDVWNYAYFLTKRRDAADDISQDVFLRAFRHLKDFQGRSSVKTWLLTITRNLSLNYLKSSFISKVSLVGWLTTRQAGPSAEMEFMDAEAVSQIWKHVMQLPQAYREVLLLEFHFQLTRKEMAELLGIPEGTIKSRLHRARERMESLLKGEDAQ from the coding sequence TTGGAGTACCTAAAGACGATGGTAGCCGCGGACGGTGCCGGCTCTGTCCTGAAAGAGCTCATGGAGTCTTATGGCCAGGATGTATGGAATTATGCCTACTTCCTTACCAAGCGCCGCGATGCTGCCGATGATATCAGCCAGGACGTATTCCTGAGAGCCTTCCGGCACTTGAAGGATTTCCAAGGCCGCAGCTCCGTCAAAACCTGGCTTCTGACCATCACCCGCAATCTGTCCCTGAATTATCTCAAATCCTCCTTCATATCCAAAGTCTCGCTTGTGGGATGGCTCACCACCAGACAGGCCGGCCCTTCCGCCGAAATGGAGTTTATGGACGCCGAAGCGGTATCGCAGATCTGGAAGCATGTCATGCAGCTGCCGCAGGCATACCGGGAGGTGCTCCTGCTGGAATTTCATTTTCAGCTGACCCGCAAGGAAATGGCCGAGCTGCTTGGCATCCCGGAGGGAACGATCAAATCCAGACTCCACCGTGCCCGCGAACGGATGGAAAGCTTGCTGAAAGGAGAGGATGCCCAATGA
- a CDS encoding cache domain-containing sensor histidine kinase, whose translation MRNSGLSGWRQGLKRWLHFGDLPLRYKLVVLFLMIGILPSIGLGVLVNWTVNRIVDQQVTSHTIQLIGKVNQTLDNEMENLQNITYLIGFDPRTERFMKGHIQGDMPPAQAGNSIQANDGYAGDRRPMQQDDADNYEIHQYLQGFTTLYPEIAAILVVNREGAYISNEMYARGSGKLTDEAWYREAAENEGIFTVLGHPSDRNVTTHVHYADEELVSVVRSFVDPDTREVTGAVLIDLKLRTVARAARDVTLGKNGYLMVTEAGGSSIYNPDDSLFPSIPPSWFPEQDSGTFMREVNGERVQLIYGTSSFTGWRTIGVFPTDESVYEVKEIRFYLICFLFMVCLFGVTASYTLSQSISRPIWQLMSFMQKAESGDLAIRYWGNRQDEVGMLGRSFNRMLLQIRKLMKLSELRERQKREAELRSLQAHIKPHFLYNTLDTIHWMARKKGADEVSELVESLSTLFRIGLSKGDDIIPIQDEWTHISSYLQIQKTRYRDRLQTRLELAPEAEKLYVLKLLLQPIVENAIYHGIKARRGPGRITIRAYTENHALVLNVQDNGAGMTQDRLEELRRKLRDPIAAMDEDAGGISAGSRSYGMLNVQARIQLTFGEAYGITIESTEGEGTSVTIRHPLLVTVPPPPDNDRGDRL comes from the coding sequence ATGCGAAATAGCGGGCTTAGCGGATGGCGGCAGGGGCTGAAGCGGTGGCTGCATTTTGGGGATCTGCCGCTCCGATACAAGCTGGTCGTTTTATTCTTAATGATCGGCATTCTCCCTTCGATCGGGCTGGGAGTGCTGGTGAACTGGACGGTAAACCGGATCGTGGATCAGCAGGTGACAAGCCATACGATCCAATTGATCGGGAAGGTTAATCAGACGCTCGATAACGAGATGGAGAATCTTCAGAACATCACCTATCTCATCGGCTTCGATCCCCGCACGGAGCGGTTTATGAAAGGACATATCCAGGGGGATATGCCTCCGGCTCAGGCGGGGAACAGCATACAGGCCAACGACGGATACGCGGGGGACCGCCGACCGATGCAGCAGGATGATGCGGATAACTACGAGATTCACCAGTATCTTCAAGGCTTTACGACGCTGTACCCGGAGATTGCCGCTATTTTGGTGGTCAATCGTGAAGGGGCTTATATCAGCAACGAAATGTATGCCCGCGGCAGCGGGAAGCTGACGGATGAGGCGTGGTACCGGGAAGCGGCTGAAAATGAAGGAATCTTTACCGTCCTCGGACATCCGTCCGACCGCAATGTGACAACGCACGTGCATTACGCCGATGAGGAGCTGGTTTCGGTGGTCCGTTCCTTTGTCGATCCGGATACCCGTGAGGTCACGGGAGCGGTCCTTATTGATTTGAAGCTTCGGACCGTGGCGCGCGCGGCCAGGGATGTGACACTGGGCAAGAACGGGTACCTGATGGTGACCGAGGCGGGAGGATCCAGCATTTATAATCCGGACGACTCCCTCTTTCCAAGCATACCGCCGTCGTGGTTTCCGGAGCAGGACAGCGGCACGTTCATGCGCGAGGTGAACGGAGAGCGGGTGCAGCTGATTTACGGGACGTCCTCCTTCACGGGATGGCGCACCATCGGCGTGTTCCCAACGGACGAATCGGTTTACGAAGTGAAGGAAATCCGATTTTATTTAATCTGCTTCCTGTTTATGGTGTGCCTCTTCGGCGTTACTGCCTCGTATACACTGTCGCAATCGATTTCGCGGCCGATCTGGCAGCTGATGTCGTTCATGCAAAAGGCGGAGTCCGGCGATCTCGCGATCCGCTACTGGGGGAACCGGCAGGACGAAGTCGGCATGCTGGGCCGCAGCTTTAACCGCATGCTGCTTCAGATTCGCAAGCTGATGAAGCTGAGCGAGCTGCGCGAGCGGCAGAAGCGGGAAGCGGAGCTGCGCAGCCTTCAGGCGCATATCAAGCCGCATTTTCTGTACAATACACTGGATACGATTCATTGGATGGCCCGCAAAAAAGGGGCGGATGAGGTGTCCGAGCTGGTGGAATCCCTATCGACCCTGTTCAGGATCGGCCTCAGCAAGGGGGATGACATCATTCCGATCCAGGATGAATGGACGCACATCAGCAGCTATTTGCAAATTCAGAAGACCCGGTACCGGGACAGGCTGCAGACCCGGCTGGAGCTTGCGCCCGAGGCCGAAAAGCTGTACGTCCTAAAGCTGCTCCTGCAGCCGATTGTGGAAAATGCGATTTATCACGGCATCAAGGCGCGCCGGGGACCCGGGCGAATAACGATCAGGGCGTATACCGAGAATCATGCCCTGGTTCTGAACGTTCAAGACAACGGTGCGGGCATGACGCAGGACAGGCTCGAGGAGCTTCGACGGAAGCTTCGGGACCCGATCGCCGCCATGGATGAGGACGCGGGCGGGATATCTGCGGGAAGCCGCAGCTACGGCATGCTGAATGTTCAAGCCCGGATACAGCTGACGTTCGGCGAGGCTTACGGAATAACCATAGAAAGTACGGAAGGCGAAGGAACCTCGGTGACGATCCGTCATCCGCTGCTCGTTACGGTTCCTCCGCCGCCGGATAACGATAGGGGAGATAGGCTATGA